One segment of Candidatus Poribacteria bacterium DNA contains the following:
- a CDS encoding exo-alpha-sialidase → MYKTESPLYTAGTEGYHTFRIPALVRSNEGTLLAFCEGRRTGGGDSGDIDIVLKRSFDNGERWQPMQVAVSTGTDTDGNPAPVVDRDTGTIYLLFCKNLADGAEGKIVAGEAPRTVWVTASNDDGETWSEPKEITATTKNEDWTWYATGPCHGIQLANGRFVIPCDHVLGNSRDYAQYGYSHLIVSDDHGETWRIGGKAQPGTNESVVVETVDGGLYFNCRNYVAPKRRAYARSSDGGDTFTEYGYEEALIEPICQASMVRYTDANQHDKNRVLFSNPASTSRERMTIRISYDECQSWNSGKVLHAGPAAYSDLCIDSDMNICCLYERGEERPNEALSFAKFDLAWLTDGEDALV, encoded by the coding sequence ATGTACAAAACGGAAAGTCCACTTTACACAGCGGGGACAGAGGGATACCATACATTCCGAATCCCCGCGCTTGTCCGGTCAAACGAGGGAACGCTATTGGCGTTCTGTGAGGGCAGGCGCACAGGGGGCGGAGATTCTGGAGACATCGATATTGTCCTGAAACGGAGTTTCGACAACGGCGAGCGTTGGCAACCGATGCAAGTCGCCGTTTCCACAGGAACCGATACGGATGGCAATCCTGCCCCAGTGGTTGATCGCGACACGGGGACCATCTATCTGCTTTTCTGCAAAAATCTCGCTGATGGCGCCGAGGGCAAGATTGTTGCCGGCGAAGCACCCCGCACGGTTTGGGTGACCGCCAGTAACGACGACGGAGAAACCTGGTCAGAACCGAAAGAAATCACAGCCACGACCAAGAACGAAGACTGGACGTGGTATGCAACCGGTCCCTGCCACGGGATTCAACTCGCAAACGGCAGATTCGTCATTCCGTGTGACCATGTGCTTGGAAACAGCCGGGACTACGCGCAATACGGCTACTCGCACCTGATTGTTAGCGACGATCACGGTGAAACGTGGCGGATTGGGGGCAAGGCGCAACCGGGGACGAATGAATCCGTTGTCGTTGAAACTGTGGACGGTGGACTCTATTTCAACTGTCGAAACTACGTCGCACCGAAGCGGCGGGCATACGCGAGAAGCAGTGATGGGGGCGATACATTCACAGAATACGGTTACGAAGAGGCCCTTATTGAACCGATCTGTCAAGCGAGTATGGTGCGCTATACGGATGCGAATCAGCACGATAAGAACCGCGTCCTGTTCTCTAACCCGGCCAGCACGAGTCGTGAACGGATGACGATTCGTATCAGTTACGATGAGTGTCAAAGTTGGAATAGCGGCAAAGTCTTGCACGCGGGTCCCGCGGCGTATTCCGATCTCTGTATCGATTCAGACATGAATATATGCTGCCTCTATGAGCGTGGCGAAGAGAGGCCGAACGAGGCGTTGTCATTCGCAAAGTTCGATCTGGCGTGGCTGACAGATGGAGAAGATGCGTTGGTGTGA
- a CDS encoding LamG domain-containing protein, producing MKTLCLLAITVLCVSVAMAEETFFSALESKAEVEKEGGTVDGGTFKPGKFGNGFVSEAVGDVIHFPVEDRFVNLDEGTVELWVTMGMDTSSITGELFTFMTYKRGTDAVFLQFNNGGIAQMRIKSAGSWHNANSAELKWQEGEHHHMAGTWGPDGLKLYLDGRLEGEAPFKKGPTVFAETFEINNASPPDPKFPTNCVVDGVRLSDHQKDPDEFVMDDPADVQPIGKLATTWARLKGDL from the coding sequence ATGAAAACGTTATGTCTTTTAGCAATCACAGTGCTTTGTGTCTCTGTGGCGATGGCAGAGGAGACCTTCTTTTCTGCATTGGAGAGCAAAGCGGAAGTTGAAAAAGAGGGTGGCACGGTCGATGGCGGAACCTTCAAACCCGGTAAATTTGGCAACGGTTTCGTTAGCGAAGCCGTTGGCGATGTTATCCATTTCCCTGTGGAAGACCGTTTTGTTAACCTCGACGAAGGCACCGTTGAGTTGTGGGTAACGATGGGTATGGACACCAGTTCCATCACAGGTGAGCTTTTCACGTTCATGACCTATAAACGCGGCACCGATGCGGTATTTCTGCAGTTTAACAATGGTGGGATCGCACAGATGCGGATTAAAAGCGCAGGCTCATGGCATAACGCCAACAGTGCAGAACTCAAGTGGCAAGAGGGAGAGCATCACCACATGGCAGGCACATGGGGACCCGACGGCTTGAAACTCTATTTAGATGGCAGGCTGGAAGGTGAAGCTCCCTTCAAAAAGGGTCCGACCGTGTTCGCTGAAACCTTTGAGATTAACAACGCCTCTCCACCCGACCCCAAATTCCCAACGAATTGTGTCGTTGATGGCGTGCGACTCTCCGATCATCAGAAGGACCCCGATGAGTTTGTGATGGATGATCCGGCAGATGTACAACCGATTGGAAAGCTCGCAACGACCTGGGCACGCCTGAAAGGGGACTTGTAA